One part of the Candida albicans SC5314 chromosome R, complete sequence genome encodes these proteins:
- the GLK1 gene encoding glucokinase (Putative glucokinase; transcript regulated upon yeast-hyphal switch; Efg1 regulated; fluconazole-induced; induced in core stress response; colony morphology-related gene regulation by Ssn6; GlcNAc-induced protein), which translates to MSLSPKLEEIVSSIEKSFEIKDDFLVKATEYFIESMNVGLESPKPSKDVMPMIPTYVTSIPTGKEVGLYLAADLGGTNFRVCSIDLKGDHTFSMKQSKYRIPVDLMKAEKSNDLFGFLAKKVQSFLLENHSEACTAKNTEPLKLGFTFSFPVNQTALNRGTLIRWTKGFDIPDTVDRDVVELLQANLTILEVNVKVVAIANDTVGTLLTAAYSNDSAKTNRNTIIGCIFGTGTNGAYFESKIPKLSSSTGKSQGMVINTEWGSFDNGLKILPSTEFDEIVDSETANPGYHLFEKRISGMFLGEILRVALIHLFKKGLIFQELYKARGGSLPHRIEEPWLLDAEVLSYLQIDDSTDLKTSGLILQNVLRLETNKEEREVIQRLTRAISQRAAHLSAIPIAAIAKKVKDQYKDDDRDFEVGCDGSVIEFYPGFRQAVLESIEKINPLKGTNKKIHLKIAKDGSGVGAALCASTA; encoded by the coding sequence ATGTCACTTTCACCcaaattagaagaaattgtcagctcaattgaaaaatcatttgaaattaaagatgatTTTTTAGTCAAGGCAACTGAGTATTTCATTGAATCAATGAATGTTGGTTTGGAATCACCAAAACCTTCAAAAGATGTCATGCCTATGATTCCAACCTATGTTACCTCAATTCCAACTGGGAAAGAAGTAGGGTTATATTTGGCAGCTGATTTAGGTGGGACTAATTTCAGAGTTTGTTCAATTGACTTGAAAGGTGACCACACATTTTCCATGAAACAAAGCAAGTATCGAATCCCTGTGGATTTGATGAAAGCAGAAAAGTccaatgatttatttggttttttgGCAAAGAAAGTCCAATCTTTCTTACTTGAAAACCATTCGGAAGCCTGTACTGCAAAAAACACCGAGCCCCTCAAGTTGGGTTTCACTTTCTCTTTCCCTGTTAATCAAACTGCATTGAATCGTGGAACATTAATCAGATGGACCAAAGGTTTTGATATCCCTGATACTGTTGACCGTGATGTTGTTGAGTTATTACAAGCAAATTTGACTATCTTGGAAGTCAATGTCAAAGTTGTCGCAATTGCAAACGATACTGTTGGTACTTTGCTTACTGCTGCTTACTCCAATGACTCAGCAAAGACAAACAGAAACACAATCATTGGTTGTATTTTTGGTACAGGAACTAATGGTGCTTATTTCGAGTCAAAAATTCCCAAATTATCCAGTTCGACTGGCAAAAGCCAAGGTATGGTCATCAACACAGAATGGGGTTCATTTGACAACGGCTTAAAGATCTTGCCTTCCACTGagtttgatgaaattgtcGATTCCGAAACCGCTAACCCTGGTTATCACTTGTTTGAAAAGAGAATCAGTGGAATGTTTTTGGGAGAGATTTTGAGGGTTGctttaattcatttattcaaaaaggGATTGATTTTCCAAGAGTTGTACAAGGCAAGAGGCGGATCTTTGCCACACAGAATTGAAGAGCCATGGTTGTTGGATGCTGAAGTGTTGTCTTATCTCCAGATTGATGACTCCACTGATTTGAAAACGTCAGGTCTTATTCTCCAAAATGTTCTCAGATTGGAAACCAACAAGGAGGAACGTGAAGTTATTCAACGTTTGACAAGAGCTATTTCTCAGAGAGCTGCCCATTTGTCTGCGATCCCAATTGCAGCTATAGCCAAAAAAGTGAAAGACCAATATAAGGATGATGATAGAGACTTTGAGGTTGGTTGTGATGGTTCTGTGATTGAATTTTATCCAGGATTCAGACAAGCAGTGTTGGagtcaattgaaaaaatcaatccTTTGAAGGGCACCAATAAAAAGATTCATTTGAAGATCGCCAAAGATGGGTCAGGCGTTGGTGCAGCATTGTGTGCCAGTACCGCATAG
- the ALK8 gene encoding Alk8p (Alkane-inducible cytochrome P450; catalyzes hydroxylation of lauric acid to hydroxylauric acid; overproduction causes fluconazole resistance in WT and causes multidrug resistance in a cdr1 cdr2 double mutant; rat catheter biofilm repressed) produces MLEEISFESWYLYLIICGVLYFCTNYLYIQYLNKKLGAKSPGSCKSDGCFGFRSGFEMLKAKKIGRQVDLLHERFNDLSNPEVNDTFTSYNFGFPMIITKDPENIKALLATQFNDFSLGRRYDFFKPLLGKGIFTLDGEGWKHSRSMLRPQFAREQIAHVKALEPHFQLLKKHITKNKGQFFDIQELFFRFTVDSATEFLFGESVSSLKDESIGYNQDEFDFAGRKDFPEAFNKSQIYLSTRSLLQNLYWLVNPKDFQNCNAIVHKFSDYYVNKALNATPEELEKNSGYVFLYELVKQTRDPQVLRDQALNILLAGRDTTAGLLSFAVFELARNPQVWKKLREEIIERYADGATEISFETLKQCEYLKAVINETLRLYPSVPRNGRFANKNTTLPRGGGPDGMSPILIKQGQAVMYSIYSTQRDPKYYGKDADVFRPERWFEPETRKLGWAFLPFNGGPRICLGQQFALTEASYVLVRLAQCCENLQLTEGIEYPPAKLTHLTMCMFDGVPIKVD; encoded by the coding sequence ATGTTAGAAGAAATCTCTTTTGAGTCTTGGTACCTCtatttaattatttgtGGAGTATTGTACTTTTGTACAAACTATCTTTATATTCAGTATTTGAATAAGAAATTGGGAGCAAAACTGCCTGGCAGTTGCAAATCGGATGGTTGTTTTGGATTTAGAAGTGGCTTTGAAATGCTCAAGgctaaaaaaattggtcgacaagttgatttattaCATGAAAGATTCAATGATTTATCTAACCCAGAAGTGAATGATACTTTTACGTCATATAATTTTGGATTCCCCATGATTATCACCAAAGATCCTGAAAATATCAAAGCATTATTGGCAACTcaatttaatgatttctcGTTAGGTAGAAGATATGATTTCTTTAAACCGTTATTGGGAAAGGGGATTTTCACATTGGATGGTGAAGGATGGAAACATAGTAGATCAATGTTAAGACCACAATTTGCACGTGAACAAATTGCTCATGTTAAAGCATTAGAAccacattttcaattattgaagaaacaTATCACTAAAAACAAGGGCCAATTTTTCGATattcaagaattatttttcCGGTTCACAGTTGATTCTGCTACTgaatttttgtttggtGAATCCGTGTCATCATTGAAAGATGAATCCATTGGATATAATCAAGAcgaatttgattttgctgGCCGTAAAGATTTCCCTGAAGCATTTAATAAGTcacaaatttatttatctaCGAGATCATTATTGCAAAACTTATACTGGTTGGTTAACCCAAAGGATTTCCAGAATTGTAATGCTATTGTTCATAAGTTTAGTGATTATTACGTCAATAAAGCTCTTAATGCAACACcagaagaattggaaaagaaCAGCGGATATGTGTTTTTATACGAATTGGTGAAACAAACTCGTGATCCACAAGTATTACGCGATCAAGctttaaatattttgttggCTGGTAGAGACACCACTGCAGGATTACTTTCCTTTGCCGTTTTTGAATTAGCTAGAAACCCTCAAGTTTGGAAAAAGTTGAGagaagaaattattgaGAGATATGCCGATGGCGCAACTGAGATTTCGTTTGAAACATTAAAGCAATGTGAATATCTCAAAGCAGTAATTAATGAAACTTTGAGGTTGTATCCCTCAGTTCCACGTAATGGTCGATTTGctaataaaaatacaacTTTGCCAAGAGGTGGTGGTCCTGATGGCATGTCTCCAATCTTGATCAAACAAGGACAAGCTGTGATGTACAGTATTTATTCTACACAACGTGATCCTAAGTATTATGGAAAAGATGCTGATGTTTTCCGTCCTGAAAGATGGTTTGAACCAGAAACTAGAAAATTGGGATGGGCATTCTTGCCATTCAATGGTGGCCCAAGAATATGTTTAGGACAACAATTTGCCTTGACAGAAGCATCTTATGTTTTGGTCAGGTTGGCTCAATGTTGTGAAAATTTGCAATTGACAGAAGGTATAGAATATCCTCCAGCTAAGTTGACTCATTTAACAATGTGTATGTTTGATGGTGTTCCTATTAAAGTTGATTAG
- a CDS encoding uncharacterized protein (Ortholog of C. dubliniensis CD36 : Cd36_32700, C. parapsilosis CDC317 : CPAR2_204280, Candida tenuis NRRL Y-1498 : CANTEDRAFT_113831 and Debaryomyces hansenii CBS767 : DEHA2E03916g) — protein sequence MYQSMTVPPFRPYGGDDIRVVSDLSRFDYQPDQKIRSRNPTPPSTINDNVSSSKLTLDTIIPLYSSKIDERPKYSPLRQQEDRSTQYPSPPIPVKEEPTITIPKREKKKVRYSIGVQVPQDNGGISMTNNPAPPAPVPVPVPAPAPPPPPPKDIAPRSMPYPQDINNANNLPPMPQPTSQLYPQQQLPPLPYKDSSSITSPQKRLEKKLIKQVMNRPVIQFKADRFGQNYEGEYFTISANFVIYVFEVCCSVVEIVLSSILLQRDQDIGVGYYRYFLADGIISLIVSLLFALQVINYEIRNGIFYCLVSTICKFVSFIFIISHIFPHNTYATHEIWQMRRGVGAIIIISTFLWVTNMTMFVTTLYISRLDLLEELNFDYSEVNKTT from the coding sequence ATGTACCAATCAATGACAGTTCCACCATTTAGACCCTATGGAGGAGATGACATACGAGTTGTGAGTGATCTCTCGAGATTTGATTATCAACCTGATCAAAAAATAAGGTCAAGAAACCCCACTCCACCAAGCACAATCAATGATAATGTTTCCTCCAGCAAATTAACATTAGATACTATAATCCCGTTATATTCTTCCAAAATAGATGAACGACCCAAATATAGTCCACTAAGGCAACAAGAAGATAGATCAACACAGTACCCATCACCTCCAATACCAGTAAAAGAAGAACCAACTATAACTATTCctaaaagagaaaagaagaaagttCGATATTCAATTGGTGTACAAGTTCCTCAAGATAATGGTGGTATTTCCATGACAAACAATCCAGcaccaccagcaccagTGCCAGTGCCAGTGCCAGCACCAGCCCCgcctccaccaccaccaaaagaTATTGCTCCACGACTGATGCCATATCCTCAAGATATTAATAATGCCAATAACTTACCTCCCATGCCACAACCAACAAGTCAACTATATCCTCAACAACAGTTACCTCCGTTACCGTATAAAGACAGCTCCAGTATAACGTCACCGCAAAAGCGattagaaaagaaattaatcaaacaaGTTATGAATCGTCCCgtaattcaatttaaagCCGATAGATTTGGACAAAACTATGAAGGAGAATATTTCACCATCAGTGCCAATTTTGTTATATATGTATTTGAAGTTTGTTGTAGTGTTGTTGAGATTGTATTAAGTTCTATATTATTGCAACGAGATCAAGACATTGGTGTTGGATATTATCGATATTTTTTGGCCGATGGaataatatcattaattgtttCCCTTTTATTTGCGTTACAAGTGATTAATTATGAAATACGAAATGGGATATTTTATTGCTTGGTGAGTACTATTTGtaaatttgtttcatttatatttataattagtCACATTTTTCCTCATAATACTTATGCCACTCATGAAATATGGCAAATGAGACGTGGAGTTGGTgctattattatcatttctACGTTTTTATGGGTTACAAATATGACAATGTTTGTCACTACACTATATATATCGAGATTAGATTTActtgaagaattaaattttgattatagTGAAGTAAATAAAACTACATAG
- a CDS encoding uncharacterized protein (Protein of unknown function; transcript regulated by Mig1 and Tup1; rat catheter biofilm induced), with translation MYGRSRGYGGYRSGYGSSPYEYGSSSSYGRTGSSSNKYNKQTYPKSSQQQQQQGAPTYKQTSYKPQYAKQTYSQTPSSQQYAQADRGKSKNYKPTTPSNQYKKKTVNKTVNVNQQPRRSRRGLGGFRSMWHIPMIFMFWRGFSRNRHQPQPQPQPQPQQNEPINITNMNYPSSPENTTAPVQHSQPGTNNTEESLPRSSQIIKPEQDETQSVSSYHSAEEEKKVDSYDNNKVPQVPTQD, from the coding sequence atgtATGGAAGATCAAGAGGCTATGGTGGTTATCGTAGTGGATATGGCTCATCACCATATGAGTATGGCTCATCGTCGTCTTATGGAAGAACTGGGTCAAGCAGCAATAAGTACAATAAACAGACCTACCCCAAATCActgcagcaacaacaacagcaaggAGCTCCAACatacaaacaaacaagCTATAAACCACAGTATGCTAAACAAACATATTCGCAAACTCCAAGTTCACAACAATATGCACAAGCAGACAGAGGAAAGAGCAAGAACTACAAGCCAACCACTCCATCTAATCAATATAAGAAAAAGACTGTCAACAAAACTGTCAACGTCAACCAACAaccaagaagaagtagACGGGGATTAGGTGGGTTTAGAAGTATGTGGCACATTCCGATGATATTTATGTTTTGGCGTGGATTTTCAAGAAATCGTCAccaaccacaaccacaacctCAACCTCAACCCCAACAGAACGAGCCAATCAATATCACCAATATGAATTATCCTTCTTCCCCTGAGAATACTACTGCTCCTGTTCAACATTCTCAACCGGGCACCAACAATACAGAAGAGAGTTTACCAAGGTCTTCACAAATCATCAAACCCGAACAGGATGAAACCCAATCAGTTTCATCATACCATAGTGCTGAAGAAGAGAAGAAGGTTGACTCGTATGACAACAATAAGGTTCCACAAGTACCCACACAGGACTAA
- a CDS encoding uncharacterized protein (Ortholog(s) have endoplasmic reticulum localization) has translation MGYSLSALVSTNPSALSYFDISFLTFEAVLEVVIICCAGFVAAKTGLLTTQGQKTLSSLNVDLFTPCLIFTKLAPNLSFSKLVEIIIIPIFYAVSTGVSYWSSRIVSKALSLNSPETDFVTAMAVFGNSNSLPVSLVLTLSYTLPDLLWDDVEDDNTDKVAGRGILYLLIFQQLGQILRWSWGFNTLLRKRSQLELNTYHTKHGKIVLHENCRLIDGEDEQFLYMDSNQQQEEQQTETTREISLSEDEDNINSKPLTAYICQLPGVKQFLSFMNPPLYAMLVAIIVASIPYLKNLIFDSEQNSIVYNTFTKAITTLGGVSIPLILIVLGSNLYLSNDIPPPSKHYNRILFGSLLSRMILPSAVLLPIIALCVKYIKASILDDPIFLIVAFILTVSPPAIQLSQITQLNNVYQKEMSGVLFWGYVVLVVPTTIAIVVCSLKVLEWAK, from the coding sequence AACCTTCGAAGCAGTACTAGAAGTTGTTATAATATGTTGTGCTGGGTTCGTTGCCGCTAAAACCGGTCTATTAACCACTCAAGGACAGAAAACTTTATCGTCCTTAaatgttgatttgtttaCTCCATGTTTAATATTTACCAAACTTGCACCAAACTTGTCATTTAGCAAATTAGTcgaaatcattattatacCGATTTTTTATGCTGTGTCCACAGGAGTATCTTATTGGAGTTCCCGAATTGTTAGCAAGGCTTTGAGCTTGAATAGCCCTGAGACAGATTTTGTCACTGCCATGGCTGTTTTTGGTAATTCAAACTCGTTGCCTGTGAGTTTAGTTTTAACATTGAGTTACACCCTTCCCGACTTGTTATGGGACGATGTGGAGGACGACAACACCGATAAAGTTGCTGGTAGAGGGATAttgtatttattgatttttcaacaattgggACAAATATTGCGTTGGTCCTGGGGGTTCAATACATTGTTAAGAAAACGTTCACAATTGGAGTTGAACACATACCACACTAAACATGGCAAAATTGTTTTGCACGAAAATTGTCGTTTGATTGATGGTGAAGATGAGCAGTTTTTGTACATGgattcaaatcaacaacaagaagaacaaCAGACGGAAACGACAAGGGAAATTTCATTGTCAGAAGATGAAGACAACATCAACAGCAAACCACTTACTGCATATATTTGCCAACTTCCCGGAGTCAAGCAGTTTTTGTCATTTATGAACCCACCTCTTTACGCTATGTTGGTAGCAATTATAGTTGCATCGATACCatatttgaagaatttgattttcgACAGTGAACAAAACTCCATCGTTTACAACACATTCACTAAGGCAATCACTACTTTAGGGGGTGTTTCCATTCCgttaattttaattgttttggGATCAAACTTGTATCTCTCAAACGACATTCCACCACCGTCAAAACACTACAACAGAATACTATTTGGGTCGTTGTTATCCCGAATGATCTTGCCCAGTGCGGTGTTATTGCCAATAATAGCCTTGTGTGTCAAGTACATCAAGGCATCAATATTGGATGACCCAATTTTCTTAATTGTTGCGTTCATATTGACGGTTAGTCCTCCAGCCATACAGTTGTCGCAAATCACTCAGCTCAACAATGTTTACCAGAAAGAAATGAGCGGTGTTCTATTTTGGGGGTATGTTGTTTTGGTTGTGCCAACTACGATCGcgattgttgtttgttccTTGAAGGTTTTGGAGTGGGCAAAGTAA
- a CDS encoding uncharacterized protein (Ortholog of C. dubliniensis CD36 : Cd36_32690, C. parapsilosis CDC317 : CPAR2_204290, Candida tenuis NRRL Y-1498 : CANTEDRAFT_121459 and Debaryomyces hansenii CBS767 : DEHA2E03938g) gives MRFNYFTILVLINALVLPPEWPNIVKPTLFSLKETKSKLLTSLQSLMPQNIPDYNVSISSFSAIDSINNNGPQQNHIDLQTDNSDTTSLMFIPRELINPTMFKTLGLANLFSNWHGFGDNSNGKTSSDLLSKSRWLNLTAFDQLLIPESFKTFFIFNTLGTTTSTSMPTMNSPSSTSTFLRNPIIFKKYEKSNNINNFLSKSIPFDMPNLLTLVDYYMVIPQQVQKFHDDHENPLQEVRNLTSSIYHKSLLNVPGEYLPIFRSQLSEMKPMIVFMFNETTSSSTAAAAAAAGKVSSFAFEDKHGLNHNQEIGNGGGGGGIPIISIKNYLSSTSISSFFDKFANIWLKQVDYDSLIHAVYCNVNSQDQKSSYCLKIQNQLIHILPVFKKKLESSKEVKNDNDNGVGYDYTLDMNSIQQNHSTTTRFSKMEETPDTDGNNDQEIQTQAIRQLHDKLRSQKDKTKGVTLGLAHEPKKTIEKIDEKLDDKVDSKFTKIIDTKDSLKIKLDDKKTTVLKHVSSKLDEIDDKTDLLADSVKRKKHQFTTYKLKPRLFEKKKSAITKYEHIGVDETYDDDDEEKEPSLEDCDDIEDENIRKSSIYAVGNDNGDGGGNTNKPYIHKRNQVLESDYSSISLANGIPDEGIIIPLSLLKFEQQDQKQDENLRTLNFPPRHKSFSQIINLQTGQKYRKKRQIPIMDDHDTKDNNKNDKDEPCQPITWYNIFHYSIFGEPKFCNEDN, from the coding sequence ATGAGATTTAATTACTTTacaattcttgttttgatCAATGCTTTGGTTCTTCCACCTGAATGGCCCAATATTGTTAAACCAACATTATTTTCACttaaagaaacaaaactGAAACTATTAACATCCTTACAATCATTAATGCCCCAAAACATTCCTGATTATAATGTATCTATTTCCAGTTTTTCAGCAATTGATtctatcaataataatggtcCACAACAAAACCATATTGATTTACAAACAGACAATTCAGATACCACTTCCTTGATGTTTATTCCTCGAGAATTGATTAATCCTACCATGTTTAAAACCTTAGGTCTTGCTAATTTATTCTCCAACTGGCATGGTTTTGGTGATAATAGTAATGGGAAAACTTCATCAGATTTATTATCCAAGAGTCGTTGGTTAAATCTAACTGcttttgatcaattattaataccagaatcatttaaaacatttttcatttttaatacATTAGGTACCACCACATCTACATCTATGCCAACCATGAATTCACCATCTTCGACATCAACATTTTTGAGGAATccaattatatttaaaaaatatgagaaatctaataatatcaataattttttaagTAAAAGTATTCCATTTGATATGCccaatttattaacattAGTTGATTATTATATGGTTATTCCACAACAAGTACAGAAATTCCATGATGATCATGAAAATCCATTACAAGAAGTTAGGAATTTGACATCATCGATATATCATAAGAGTTTATTGAATGTACCTGGTGAATATTTACCGATATTTAGGTCTCAATTGAGTGAAATGAAACCAATGATTGTATTTATGTTTAATGAAACCACATCATCGTCAACAGcggcagcagcagcagcagcgGGGAAAGTATCTAGTTTTGCTTTTGAAGACAAGCATGGATTAAATCACAACCAAGAAATTGGCAacggtggtggtggtggtggtattCCAATTATATCTATTAAGAATTATTTGAGTTCTACAAGtatatcatcatttttcGATAAATTTGCCAATATTTGGTTAAAACAAGTTGATTATGATTCATTGATTCATGCTGTTTATTGTAATGTAAATTCTCAAGATCAGAAATCTAGttattgtttaaaaatccaaaatcaattaattcatatATTACCTgtattcaaaaagaaacttgAGTCGTCCAAGGAAGTTAAAAacgataatgataatggtgTTGGTTATGATTACACTTTAGATATGAATTCAATACAACAAAAccattcaacaacaacaaggtTTTCTAAAATGGAAGAAACTCCTGATACTGATGGCAACAACGatcaagaaattcaaaCTCAGGCAATTCGACAATTACATGATAAATTAAGGTCAcaaaaagataaaactAAAGGAGTAACATTAGGTTTAGCTCATGAACCTAAAAaaaccattgaaaaaattgatgaaaaattggatgATAAAGTAGATTCTAAATTCAcgaaaattattgatactAAAGATTCActtaaaattaaattagatGATAAAAAAACTACGGTATTAAAACATGTTAGTTCAAAATtagatgaaattgatgataaaacTGATTTATTAGCTGATTCAGTAAAACGTAAAAAACATCAATTTACAACGtataaattaaaaccaCGGTTATttgagaaaaagaaatcagcaattacaaaatatgAACATATTGGGGTTGATGAAACTtatgatgacgatgacgaAGAGAAAGAGCCTTCTTTAGAGGATTGCgatgatattgaagatgaaaatatAAGGAAATCATCCATTTATGCTGTTGgtaatgataatggtgatggtggtggtaatacTAATAAACCATACATACATAAGAGAAATCAAGTTCTTGAATCAGAttattcatcaatatctttaGCTAATGGTATTCCTGATGAAGGAATAATAATCCCActttcattattaaaatttgaaCAACAAGACCAAAAACAAGATGAAAATTTGCGGACATTAAACTTCCCACCAAGACATAAATCATTTAgtcaaattattaatttacaaACTGGTCAAAAATATCGTAAAAAACGACAAATTCCCATAATGGATGATCATGACACcaaagacaacaacaagaatgACAAAGATGAACCATGTCAACCAATTACATGGTATaatatatttcattataGTATATTTGGAGAACCAAAATTCTGTAATGAAgataattga